From one Henningerozyma blattae CBS 6284 chromosome 1, complete genome genomic stretch:
- the PTR2 gene encoding Ptr2p (similar to Saccharomyces cerevisiae PTR2 (YKR093W); ancestral locus Anc_5.698) gives MFNLKKNKSTESFETENEQVNDVTTIDVTDNNQNVVQMVNGGGDIDYIPTQDEKRDQKFETFQEDSSIINDENEVITEDFEEPTEEELRTLKHVGGKIPLRCWLMAVIELAERFSYYGLSAPFQNYMQNGPNDSPPGALSLDSSGATGLSYFFQFWCYLTPVFAGYMADTYWGKFTTICIGTGIYIVGIFILFITSLPSITSHNTAMGGFIVTLILVGIATGMIKANLSVMIAEQIPKRKRRVITKKNGTRVIEDPDITIQNVFMTFYFMINIGSLSVIATTELEAHKGFWAAYLLPFCFFWVAVIVLIVGNKTYIKTPVGDKVISKCFKVLRILMRNRFNPDSAKPAFNPDKNYPWSDKFVDEIMRALQACKVFVFYPIYWVCYGQMLNNFVSQGGTMELHGLPNDFFQAIDSIALIVFIPICERFVYPFIRKYTPFKPITKIFWGFTFGALSMTWACVLQHFIYKAAPCYDHPSKCDNGPNHIHVALQVPAYCLLALSEIFASITGLEYAYSKAPASMKAFIMSIFLVTNAFGAAIGCALSPVSKDPKYVWLYGGLAVACFVGGCLFWIIFKKYNDMEEELNNLDFEEGDDMLETKHAGDIEMIQPISSRRSSLKSNELVDEGSIHSTNRS, from the coding sequence atgtttaatctaaagaaaaataaatcgaCAGAAAGTTTCGAGACTGAAAATGAACAAGTAAACGATGTAACCACCATCGATGTAACTGATAACAATCAAAATGTCGTTCAAATGGTCAACGGTGGCGGTGATATTGATTATATTCCAACCCAAGACGAGAAACGTGACCAAAAATTCGAAACATTCCAAGAAGATTCCTCCATTAtcaatgatgaaaatgaagtcATCACTgaagattttgaagaaCCAACcgaagaagaattaagaACTTTAAAACATGTTGGTGGTAAGATTCCTCTTAGATGTTGGTTAATGGCTGTTATTGAATTAGCTGAAAGATTCTCTTATTACGGTCTTTCTGCTCCTTTCCAAAATTATATGCAAAATGGTCCAAACGATTCTCCACCAGGTGCTTTATCTTTGGATTCTTCTGGTGCCACTGGTCTTTcttatttctttcaattttggTGTTATTTAACTCCTGTCTTTGCAGGTTATATGGCTGATACTTATTGGGGTAAATTCACCACTATTTGTATTGGTACTGGTATCTATATCGTTGGTATTTTCATCTTATTCATCACATCTCTTCCAAGTATTACTTCTCACAACACTGCCATGGGTGGTTTCATTGTTACTTTAATTTTGGTTGGTATTGCTACAGGTATGATTAAGGCTAATTTATCAGTTATGATTGCTGAACAAATTCCAAAGAGAAAGAGAAGAGTCATcacaaagaaaaatggtACTAGAGTCATTGAAGATCCAGATATCACTATTCAAAATGTCTTTATGACTTTCTATTTCATGATTAATATCGGTTCTTTGTCTGTTATTGCCACTACTGAATTGGAAGCTCACAAGGGGTTCTGGGCCGCTTACTTATTACCATTCTGTTTCTTTTGGGTTGCTGTAATTGTCTTGATCGTTGGTAACAAAACTTATATTAAAACTCCAGTTGGTGATAAAGTTATTTCCAAATGTTTCAAAGTCTTGAGAATTTTAATGAGAAATAGATTCAACCCTGATTCTGCCAAACCAGCTTTCAATCCAGATAAAAATTATCCATGGTCTGATAAATTTGTAGATGAAATTATGAGAGCTTTACAAGCTTGTAAAGTCTTTGTCTTCTATCCAATCTATTGGGTTTGTTACGGTCAAATGTTAAATAATTTCGTCTCTCAAGGTGGTACTATGGAATTACATGGGTTACCAAATGATTTCTTTCAAGCCATTGATTCTATCGCTTTAATCGTTTTCATTCCTATTTGTGAAAGATTTGTTTATCCattcattagaaaatatactCCTTTCAAACCAATTACTAAGATTTTCTGGGGGTTCACATTCGGTGCTCTTTCCATGACTTGGGCTTGTGTCTTGCAACATTTCATCTATAAAGCTGCTCCATGTTATGACCATCCATCTAAATGTGACAATGGTCCAAACCATATCCATGTTGCTTTACAAGTCCCTGCTTATTGTTTATTAGCTTTATCTGAAATTTTTGCTTCCATTACTGGTTTAGAATATGCATACTCAAAGGCTCCAGCTTCTATGAAAGCTTTTATCATGTCTATCTTTTTAGTGACAAATGCCTTTGGTGCCGCCATCGGTTGTGCTTTATCACCAGTCTCTAAGGATCCAAAATACGTTTGGTTATACGGTGGTTTAGCTGTTGCATGTTTTGTCGGTGGTTGTTTATTCTggattattttcaaaaaatacaatGATATGGAAGAAGAACTTAATAATCTTGATTTCGAAGAAGGTGATGATATGCTTGAGACTAAACATGCTGGTGATATTGAAATGATTCAACCAATCAGCAGTAGAAGATCCAGTCTAAAGAGTAACGAACTTGTTGATGAAGGTAGCATACATAGCACCAACAGATcatga
- the SRP40 gene encoding Srp40p (similar to Saccharomyces cerevisiae SRP40 (YKR092C); ancestral locus Anc_5.694): MANKANPPKLSEKEKELEKQSSSSSSSSSSSSSSSSSSSSSSSSSSSSDSDSSSSSSSSGSSSSSSSSDSSSSSSSGNDSSSSSDSDSSSSSSSSSSSSSDSESDSDAKKKTKEENVEPKTEEKKSDSESNSSDSSSSDSSSSDSNSSDSDSSSSSSSSDSDSDSSSSSSSSSSDSDSDSSSSSSSSSSSDSDSDSDSDSDSSSSSSSSSTSSDSDSSSSSSSSDSDSDSSSSSSDSSSSSESSDDEEKESPKRVRGEEDDDDDNKETKKPKTDDAFKTPKGLDISAELDSAAVKEGERKHFSRINRKNISFEAWELTDNTYKGAAGTWGEMANEKLGRVRGKDFTKNKNKMKRGSYRGGSITLTTGSYKFLD; the protein is encoded by the coding sequence ATGGCTAACAAGGCTAACCCACCAAAGTTAagtgaaaaagaaaaggaaTTGGAAAAGCAatcttcttcctcttcctcatcatcctcatcatcctcatcttcttcttcttcttcttcttcctcttcctCTTCCTCGTCTTCTAGCGACTCAGACTCAAGTAGCTCTAGCTCTAGTTCTGGCTCTAGCTCTAGTTCAAGTAGCTCTGATTCTAGCTCAAGTAGCTCTAGTGGCAAtgattcatcttcatctagTGACAGCgattcatcttcatctagCTCAAGCTCCAGTTCAAGTTCTAGCGATAGTGAATCTGATTCCGATgccaagaaaaaaactaaagaagaaaatgtAGAACCAAAGACTGAAGAGAAAAAATCAGACTCAGAATCTAACTCAAGTGATTCTAGCTCCAGCGATTCTAGCTCAAGTGATTCTAACTCAAGTGACTCGGATTCCAGTTCTAGTTCTAGCTCTAGTGACTCAGACTCAGACTCTAGCTCTTCATCTAGTTCATCTTCCAGTGACTCAGATTCTGACTCATCTTCCAGTTCATCAAGCTCTAGTTCCAGTGATTCCGACTCAGATTCAGATTCAGATTCAGATTCTAGCTCTAGCTCTAGCTCTAGCTCTACCTCCAGTGATTCCGATTCTAGTTCCTCATCAAGTTCTAGTGATTCTGATTCTGATTCTAGCTCTAGCTCCAGCGATTCTAGCTCTTCATCAGAATCATccgatgatgaagaaaaagaatcTCCAAAGAGAGTCAGAggtgaagaagatgatgatgacgataataaagaaactaAAAAGCCAAAAACTGATGATGCATTCAAAACTCCTAAAGGTTTAGATATTTCTGCTGAATTAGATTCTGCAGCCGTAAAAGAAGGTGAAAGAAAACatttttcaagaattaatagaaaaaatatttcattcGAAGCTTGGGAATTGACCGATAATACATATAAAGGTGCCGCTGGTACTTGGGGTGAAATGGccaatgaaaaattaggTAGAGTACGTGGTAAagattttacaaaaaataaaaataaaatgaagaGAGGTTCATACAGAGGTGGTTCTATCACTTTAACTACTGGGtcttataaatttttggaTTAA
- the WHI5 gene encoding transcriptional repressor WHI5 (similar to Saccharomyces cerevisiae SRL3 (YKR091W) and WHI5 (YOR083W); ancestral locus Anc_5.692) gives MNDVMIKPTSTPSNPVTMDGQLSMNDKLSDKEDSFDKLSSTTTKSSTDLDISPDIKVLSTHADSHLNTTSTPTSIPLSPTSKPTHFKLNSPTTPKGRRNSDFLFSPGSNILLKSPRSNDADMPSNQQHHQHQHQYQQHLHPQQQPIDGISKSLKTRLNYAMLKVQNGWADKTLPELTEIDELLKTQQQSINVAGSTSNHTSKLSPPNSQSNVSTSPSSKINTSSLSPLSQKSNVWTSPSSKANNSSTSPSNTLIFKSSFQFNNTQSSPKQKRKPYQDHIRSSSIQSLTNNIDHNFRKISSTIPSNQPALIKPQYLVTEYTDNEIEESSAHEAFIKAMSNSPMNNNSFTRSRNNSISAGYNMNGLMEQHIPMTPLTRSRKNSFQPLNDPANEFEAIETLMSLASPKRSNSIVSTSRTPKRYINNLNNTSVFLPPLTSPQVLNTKLRTPKSSLISPHKTNFPGGISKKQRSLSMSNPTPCHSAGSAGTPTFKLVSDSSKFNKSRRFSAAPAINNALNKIPTIQNKNINTNANTNANDNVNTNDDDDEATDEDISLN, from the coding sequence atgaacGACGTTATGATAAAACCCACATCTACTCCCTCTAATCCTGTCACCATGGATGGTCAGTTATCAATGAATGATAAACTTTCAGATAAAGAAGATagttttgataaattatcttcAACTACTACCAAGAGTAGTACAGACTTGGATATATCGCCAGATATCAAAGTCTTATCAACACATGCAGATTCACATTTGAATACTACTTCTACTCCAACATCTATTCCTTTATCACCAACTTCCAAACCTACtcatttcaaattaaattctCCAACCACACCGAAAGGTAGAAGAAATTCagatttcttattttcCCCAGGTTCCAACATTCTTCTAAAATCGCCACGTTCTAACGACGCTGATATGCCATCTAACCAGCAACACCATCAGCATCAGCATCAGTATCAACAACACCTGCATCCTCAGCAACAGCCGATAGATGGTATTTCAAAAAGTTTAAAGACACGATTAAATTATGCAATGTTGAAAGTTCAAAATGGTTGGGCTGATAAAACGCTACCAGAATTGACAGAAATTGATGAACTATTGAAAACTCAACAACAATCAATAAACGTGGCGGGATCTACAAGCAATCATACTTCAAAGCTATCTCCACCAAACTCGCAGTCAAATGTTTCTACTTCACCTTCTTCCAAAATTAATACTTCTTCCTTATCTCCTTTATCACAAAAGAGTAATGTTTGGACATCACCTTCTTCTAAGGcaaataattcttccaCTTCTCCTTCCAATACTCTTATCTTCAAATCATCATtccaatttaataatactcAATCTTCACCAAAGCAGAAGAGGAAACCATATCAAGATCATATACGGTCTTCAAGTATACAAAGTTTgacaaataatatagatCATAATTTTAGGAAAATTTCATCTACAATCCCTTCAAACCAACCAGCTTTAATTAAACCTCAATATTTGGTCACAGAATATACGGATAATGAAATAGAAGAATCTTCAGCTCATGAAGCTTTCATCAAGGCAATGTCAAATTCCccaatgaataataatagttttaCAAGGAGtagaaataatagtatCTCTGCAGGTTATAACATGAATGGTCTAATGGAACAACATATACCGATGACTCCCCTAACTAGATCTCGTAAAAATAGTTTCCAACCATTAAATGATCCAGCAAATGAGTTCGAAGCTATAGAGACTTTGATGTCTTTAGCGTCTCCAAAGAGATCGAATTCCATTGTATCAACTTCTAGAACTCCGAAGagatatattaataacttGAATAATACAAGTGTTTTCTTACCACCTTTAACTTCACCTCAAGttttaaatacaaaattGAGAACACCAAAATCATCTCTCATATCACCGCATAAAACTAACTTCCCTGGTGGAATCTCTAAAAAGCAAAGATCGTTATCAATGTCGAACCCTACTCCTTGTCATTCTGCAGGTTCTGCAGGTACGCCGACATTTAAGTTAGTATCTGATagttcaaaatttaataaatcaagaAGATTCTCGGCAGCTCCAGCAATCAATAAtgctttaaataaaattcctacgattcaaaataaaaatattaatactaaTGCTAATACTAATGCTAATGATAATGTTAATactaatgatgatgatgatgaagcaACAGATGAAGATATTTCTCTTAACTAA
- the PXL1 gene encoding Pxl1p (similar to Saccharomyces cerevisiae PXL1 (YKR090W); ancestral locus Anc_5.691), with translation MNSMYGSPFPKLNPKVRYRTALERAGFDVNFNGELPRQNNNNNNGNISPPTISHLSNNSSNLKDQSMLRTQSNNIATDMNRYNNPRQRNGNANNTNNNGSFNKLSNNRSTPTLSNNKSHSPSNNNVPPLPRPNQKNINMGQNPFGNVSSSSLLTNSTFYTVQTHSKSDDVISMINDKLDRSEYSLRQEITSSNKNIISPTESDRERDKTFNDLSSKRSGSISNFSINQTEPLERDQEHEHNKASSIHVHSSYSNHSFDRISNRTNSISNASLRTNNQMHSQSPTSIPSSKSFGNNHSSLSSSSVAANDHAQSQSLNSTGTHAHSNLSDPSFGFHRDANKYDNIKSPISDDNSLNFQPAEQLNSEPIRELESAREIEPSRELNFEPEMGLNIKSDKHSNASSSGTRHDADEDLNFEPNESLNASLNASLRDKSKDNLANQFENDMKEHELMDQSKNLFSNDSPKGKSSPHKLDNSMNDDMELDFTHGPMTDYEYNFKTVQSTQQELVKELKQSLNIESSDIKPVESNSYSDEDEEYENENNENETSRMMFEESTDSTAPLSINTNVKRNLPLNNTNENNSSNANGNDSNNVKQNESVDEILPTPNKQVEKLLEQFATVSSSREETLNPDVEPVKNEPDTNSPNKGRRLGDTKKVPNLKKSSAYLSGYPIIRNPLEYDASLPLPTFDSNEYNNADSLSKSTTINSADDSFATTPIVNNYNASKEIANKKLQAKLNGADENENENENENENENENENENENENENAIKTNIPEADISIDTTAILNANEEKADISIDTSAIINANANQSFESNNGTNLPSIVIDTNTNENENNTLKMDDGNNTIGSENNYHNNTIITNDTNNNTFTSDTPIFYKFEHKHPLEQFDNEDLIQKGVTGNENRYSFNHTPPIGTSMNNKVMETPPTIESVHLSHKVSIDNSEPSSQSVTPSRNSLQRQISEQNVNIDTNQSHSTTVEETEQEEFKYPPGQGPCRGCGLIVDTKPIFSKNEGELSGQWHRHCFKCITCDQRFNKKIPCYILNDQPYCKQHYHEKNGSLCQVCNKPIEGECLENDNKERFHVDCLICFICHNPIRNDYYLFNTEVPICDKHDLESLVRTGLDGIFQDTDNGELNTVTKRRTRLINFDETQ, from the coding sequence ATGAATTCGATGTATGGGTCACCATTCCCCAAGTTAAATCCCAAAGTTCGTTACAGAACTGCCTTGGAAAGAGCTGGTTTCGATGTCAATTTCAATGGCGAATTACCACgtcaaaataataacaataataatgggAATATTTCTCCACCAACTATTTCCCATCtatctaataatagtagCAACCTTAAAGATCAATCGATGTTGAGGACTcaaagtaataatatagcTACAGACATGAATAGGTATAATAATCCAAGACAGAGAAACGGTAATgctaataatacaaataataatggctCATTCAAcaaattatctaataatagatCTACACCTACTTTatccaataataaatctcaTTCACCTTCGAATAATAACGTTCCACCTTTACCAAGAccaaatcaaaaaaatattaatatggGACAAAATCCATTTGGTAACGTTTCTTCAAGTTCATTATTGACTAATTCTACTTTTTATACAGTACAAACACATAGCAAGAGTGATGATGTTATCTCTAtgattaatgataaattggATAGATCTGAGTATTCGTTAAGACAAGAAATTACAAGTAGTAacaagaatattattagtcCCACCGAATCTGATAGGGAAAGAGATAAGacatttaatgatttatcaAGCAAGAGATCAGGGTCTATATCCAATTTTAGCATCAATCAAACAGAACCTTTGGAAAGAGATCAAGAACATGAACATAATAAGGCATCATCTATTCATGTCCATAGTTCTTATTCCAATCATTCTTTTGATCGTATATCCAATAGAACAAATTCAATAAGTAATGCTTCTTTAAGAACAAATAACCAAATGCATAGCCAATCACCCACATCTATTCCATCTTCTAAATCTTTTGGTAATAATCATTCATCATTATCGTCATCATCTGTAGCAGCCAATGATCATGCACAATCACAAAGTCTCAATTCCACTGGTACTCATGCACATTCAAACTTATCAGATCCTTCATTTGGGTTCCATCGTGATGctaataaatatgataatattaaaagtcCCATTTCTGATGATAATAGTTTGAACTTCCAACCTGCGgaacaattaaattctGAACCAATTAGAGAGTTGGAATCTGCAAGGGAAATAGAACCCAGTAgagaattaaattttgaaccTGAAATGGGATTAAACATTAAATCTGATAAACATTCAAACGCATCATCATCGGGTACAAGACATGACGctgatgaagatttaaaCTTCGAACCAAATGAAAGTTTGAATGCTAGTTTAAATGCCAGTTTACGTGACAAATCCAAGGATAATTTAGCAAaccaatttgaaaatgatatgaAAGAACATGAATTGATGGATCAATCCAAGAActtattttctaatgatTCTCCTAAAGGTAAATCTTCTCCACACAAATTGGATAATTCAATGAATGATGATATGGAACTTGATTTCACGCATGGGCCAATGACTGATTATGAGTATAACTTCAAAACAGTACAATCTACTCAACAAGAATTagttaaagaattaaaacaaagTTTAAACATCGAATCTTCAGATATAAAACCTGTTGAATCTAATTCTTATTcggatgaagatgaagaatatgaaaatgaaaataatgagaATGAAACCAGCAGAATGATGTTTGAAGAAAGTACAGATAGTACAGCCCCATTATCTATTAATACCAAtgttaaaagaaatttgcCATTGAATAAcacaaatgaaaataactCATCTAATGCAAATGGCAATGATTCTAATAACGTGAAACAAAATGAATCTGTTGATGAAATCTTACCAACTCCTAACAAGCAagtagaaaaattattggaacAATTTGCTACAGTATCATCATCAAGAGAAGAAACTTTGAATCCCGACGTGGAACCCGTTAAAAATGAGCCAGATACAAATTCACCAAATAAAGGAAGAAGATTAGGAGATACTAAAAAAGTCCctaatttaaagaaatctAGTGCATATTTATCGGGGTAtccaattattagaaatcCATTAGAATATGATGCATCATTACCTTTACCAACATTTGATTCAAACgaatataataatgcaGATTCATTAAGTAAATCGACCACTATTAATTCTGCTGATGATAGTTTTGCTACTACACCTattgttaataattataacgCATCAAAGGAAATAGCTAATAAGAAATTACAAGCTAAATTGAATGGTGcagatgaaaatgaaaatgagaatgaaaatgaaaatgaaaatgagaatgaaaatgaaaatgaaaatgaaaatgaaaatgaaaatgcaATTAAAACTAATATTCCAGAAGCAGATATTAGTATTGATACAACTGCAATTCTAAACgcaaatgaagaaaaggCAGATATTAGTATTGATACAAGTGCCATTATTAATGCCAACGCTAATCAATCATTTGAATCTAATAATGGTACGAACTTGCCCAGTATTGTCATtgatacaaatacaaatgaaaatgaaaataacaCTTTGAAGATGGATGatggtaataatacaatCGGCAGTGAGAATAATTATCACAATAAcactattattactaatgatactaataacaatacaTTCACAAGTGATACGCCGATTTTTTACAAGTTTGAACATAAACATCCTCTTGAGcaatttgataatgaagatttgATTCAAAAAGGTGTCACTGGTAATGAAAATAGATATTCATTCAATCATACTCCACCTATTGGCACTTCAATGAATAATAAGGTAATGGAAACCCCACCAACAATTGAATCAGTACATTTATCACATAAAGTTAGTATTGACAATAGTGAACCATCAAGTCAATCTGTAACACCAAGTCGGAATTCATTACAAAGACAAATCAGTGAGCAGAACGTCAATATTGATACAAATCAATCTCATTCCACCACAGTGGAAGAAACTGAACAAGAGGAATTCAAATATCCACCAGGCCAAGGTCCATGTAGAGGATGTGGGTTAATAGTCGACACAAAACCCATCTTTTCCAAAAACGAAGGTGAATTATCGGGTCAATGGCACCGCCATTGTTTCAAATGTATCACCTGTGACCAGAGATTCAACAAAAAGATTCCTTGCTACATCTTAAACGATCAACCATACTGCAAACAACATTACCATGAAAAAAACGGCAGTCTTTGCCAAGTATGTAATAAGCCAATCGAGGGAGAATGTCTTGAGAATGACAACAAAGAACGGTTCCATGTGGATTGTTTGATCTGTTTTATCTGTCACAATCCTATCCGTAACGACTATTACCTATTCAACACTGAAGTGCCAATCTGTGACAAGCATGACTTGGAATCATTGGTAAGAACTGGACTCGATGGTATTTTCCAGGACACTGATAACGGTGAACTCAACACGGTAACCAAGAGACGCACAAGACTAATCAATTTCGACGAAACTCAATAG